A genomic segment from Desulfurispirillum indicum S5 encodes:
- a CDS encoding CoA activase produces MEQQPEPRVFFDNLRSVARFDVSAKTLLIPDMEPFGARLLAASFRAFGVNARVMETYTGLALGKEFTSGKECFPCQVTLGDVLHHLEGERKRLGEDFRAEEYVYFMPEADGPCRFGMYNKMQRLVLDRFPHFRDVPILYLSTKDGYSSSGILPDGRTKSFRKLAYMATIIADILGRITWRTRPYEQEPGSVNTWITRGLQSMEQLIEQRGADLDLDALRQEVARIARGAAELMDRTLERRPRIGIVGEIYIRSHPESNRDVIAQLEYFGAEVVNASLGEWVQFVSYETTLNHRKSLRDSWKTRRLSQVPRYLKRWLLGEVEKRYLARRQHQLYASALQHLDIQRDHSVDEVRHLVEGQGLFDFAIGTEAPLSIGGALEYIAAGFNGVVNLYPFTCMPSTVASSILKPMLHDRHVPYLDISCDDSTPPGREVALQTFMYQARQHHARQLQQTQGNSANAQ; encoded by the coding sequence ATGGAGCAACAACCAGAACCCCGTGTTTTTTTTGATAACCTGCGCAGTGTGGCGCGTTTTGATGTATCGGCCAAGACCCTGCTGATTCCCGATATGGAACCCTTCGGTGCCCGCCTGCTGGCGGCCTCCTTCCGCGCCTTTGGCGTCAACGCCCGCGTGATGGAAACCTACACCGGCCTGGCCCTCGGTAAGGAGTTCACCTCGGGCAAGGAGTGCTTTCCCTGTCAGGTGACCCTGGGGGATGTGCTCCACCACCTGGAAGGTGAGCGCAAACGCCTTGGGGAGGACTTTCGCGCCGAAGAGTACGTCTACTTCATGCCGGAGGCCGATGGTCCCTGCCGCTTCGGCATGTACAATAAAATGCAGCGCCTGGTGCTGGATCGTTTTCCCCATTTCCGGGATGTACCCATTCTCTATCTCTCCACCAAGGATGGTTACTCTTCCTCGGGCATTCTGCCGGACGGCAGGACAAAGAGCTTTCGCAAGCTGGCCTACATGGCGACCATCATCGCCGATATTCTGGGACGCATCACCTGGCGCACCCGGCCTTACGAGCAGGAGCCCGGCAGCGTGAACACCTGGATCACCCGGGGGCTGCAGTCCATGGAACAGCTGATTGAACAGCGCGGTGCTGATCTCGATCTGGACGCGTTGCGCCAGGAAGTGGCCCGCATCGCCCGTGGTGCCGCTGAACTGATGGATCGAACGCTGGAGCGGCGGCCACGCATTGGTATAGTCGGTGAAATCTATATCCGCAGCCACCCTGAATCCAACCGCGATGTCATCGCCCAGCTGGAGTATTTCGGGGCGGAAGTGGTCAACGCCTCTTTGGGGGAGTGGGTGCAGTTTGTCTCCTATGAGACCACCCTGAACCATCGCAAATCCCTCAGGGACAGCTGGAAGACCCGCAGGCTTTCCCAGGTACCCCGGTACCTGAAACGGTGGCTGCTGGGCGAAGTGGAAAAACGCTACCTGGCGCGTCGCCAGCACCAGCTGTATGCCAGTGCCCTGCAACACCTGGACATCCAGCGCGATCACTCCGTGGATGAAGTGCGTCACCTGGTGGAAGGTCAGGGGCTCTTTGACTTTGCCATAGGCACCGAAGCGCCCCTGAGCATCGGTGGGGCGCTGGAGTATATCGCCGCAGGCTTCAACGGTGTCGTGAACCTCTATCCCTTCACCTGTATGCCCAGCACCGTGGCCTCCTCCATCCTCAAACCCATGCTGCACGATCGCCATGTTCCCTACCTGGATATCAGCTGCGACGACTCCACGCCCCCTGGTCGGGAAGTCGCCCTGCAGACCTTCATGTACCAGGCCCGCCAGCATCACGCCCGCCAGCTTCAACAGACACAAGGAAACTCCGCCAATGCACAGTGA
- a CDS encoding acyl-CoA dehydratase activase, with protein sequence MYFIGLDVGSVSINAVVIDSHGHIVHEEPYRRHFGLVNEDVATTLQGVLERFATNEIGGICFTGIQGQRVASVVGAPFEVETIAQVAGALHIAPSTRSIISMGGQDASLFQIGHNGDGSWYLDAFHMNGPCASGTGSFIDQQAERLACALYGDDFQLSHERLDSLLQDFINLGQQSTSPAAVACRCTVFTKSDMIHLQNKGESLSNIIAGLHSGNAANYMSTIVANREVLSPVIFIGGMASNALQVEAFRRYFPDLQVPLHHTSLGALGAALRVRNRGDGTAGIDMDALRQNHQHSSDFPRTAPLELRYTHFETDNSLKPFAPDKPVRAFLGIDIGSTSTKYALIDEQGTLIGKCYRPTQGKPIEVSQKLLRHMLEHSGPQVELLGIATTGSGRNVVGDFVSADLILDEITAHATGAVAVDPSIDTIFEIGGQDSKYIAIDGAYPVDFVMNKVCAAGTGSFIHELANKMKINIFGEFQEIALSSPAPVHLAERCTVFMESDMAGYAQKGAGRDELIAGLCYAIVHNYLHRVVENRPIGKKVMFLGGPSLNKGIVAAFERVLDRPVLVPKHREVMGAFGAALTLMRSSRNQGLSVRQRDLSQLCEATVEARESICRAEKDCHNECKLKIYQFGQRKSIWGGDCGRFEVSHHEGRAASNYFLERQQLFREYLERQPVIFATPSLSRQPGTVGLPASLHVLDWGIFWTHFLSGLGLQVVLTPPTNGALALLGTESMTAETCYPVKVFHGHVAALVDQVEWLFLPNVINVPIAESDERGYLCPLVESSHFMTKAALRLKEQQVISPTVHLKDGVQLVTEALWEGFPAVLRADRKTFRRAVESAWQVQQEFTRAIRQRGEEILRDADPDEPLWVVTGRPYNLYDEGLNLQIGKHLSKLGIAALPMDFLHLDGEDLSDFPGMYWGLGGRILKTAKAIARHPNWFGLHISNFSCGADSFLEHFYQHILQEKPSLMLELDEHSGVAGTLTRVEAFRNVVNNIMMRQRATTSG encoded by the coding sequence GTGTATTTTATTGGCCTTGATGTAGGCTCTGTCAGTATTAACGCGGTTGTTATCGACAGCCACGGCCATATTGTTCACGAGGAACCTTACCGTCGGCACTTCGGCCTGGTAAACGAGGATGTTGCCACCACCCTGCAGGGTGTCCTGGAGCGCTTTGCCACCAATGAGATTGGTGGCATCTGCTTTACGGGAATCCAGGGACAGCGCGTGGCTTCCGTGGTGGGCGCTCCCTTTGAGGTGGAGACCATCGCCCAGGTTGCCGGTGCGCTGCACATTGCCCCGTCGACGCGCTCCATCATCAGTATGGGCGGACAGGATGCGTCGCTGTTCCAGATCGGACACAACGGGGACGGCTCCTGGTATCTGGACGCCTTTCACATGAACGGGCCCTGCGCCTCAGGGACGGGCTCCTTTATCGACCAGCAGGCTGAGCGTCTGGCCTGCGCCCTCTATGGCGATGACTTTCAGCTCAGCCACGAACGCCTGGACAGCCTGCTGCAGGACTTTATCAATCTGGGCCAGCAGAGCACGTCGCCAGCGGCGGTGGCCTGCCGCTGCACCGTCTTCACCAAATCCGACATGATTCACCTGCAGAACAAGGGCGAGTCCCTGAGTAATATCATTGCCGGCCTGCACAGCGGCAACGCCGCAAATTACATGAGTACCATCGTGGCCAATCGCGAAGTGCTTTCCCCGGTGATTTTCATTGGCGGCATGGCTTCCAATGCGTTGCAGGTGGAGGCTTTCCGCCGTTATTTCCCCGACCTGCAGGTGCCCTTGCACCATACCTCACTGGGCGCTCTGGGCGCGGCCCTGCGCGTTCGCAACCGTGGCGACGGGACCGCCGGTATTGATATGGATGCCCTGCGCCAGAACCATCAGCACAGCAGTGATTTTCCCCGCACGGCTCCACTGGAGCTGCGCTATACTCATTTTGAGACCGATAACTCCCTGAAACCCTTTGCCCCCGATAAACCGGTCAGGGCGTTTCTGGGGATCGACATCGGCTCCACTTCCACCAAATACGCCCTCATCGATGAACAGGGCACTCTGATCGGCAAGTGCTACCGTCCCACCCAGGGCAAGCCCATTGAGGTCAGCCAGAAGCTGCTGCGCCACATGCTGGAACACTCCGGGCCGCAGGTGGAGCTGCTGGGTATTGCCACCACCGGCTCGGGGCGCAATGTGGTGGGGGATTTTGTCAGCGCCGACCTGATTCTCGACGAGATCACCGCCCATGCCACCGGGGCAGTCGCCGTTGATCCCTCCATCGACACCATCTTTGAAATCGGTGGTCAGGATTCCAAATATATCGCCATCGATGGTGCCTATCCAGTGGACTTTGTCATGAACAAGGTCTGTGCGGCGGGTACCGGCAGCTTTATTCATGAGCTGGCCAACAAGATGAAGATCAATATATTTGGCGAGTTTCAGGAGATCGCCCTCTCGTCGCCGGCACCGGTACACCTGGCGGAACGCTGTACGGTCTTTATGGAGTCGGATATGGCCGGTTACGCACAGAAGGGCGCCGGCCGCGACGAACTGATCGCCGGGCTGTGTTACGCCATTGTGCATAACTACCTGCATCGCGTGGTGGAGAATCGCCCCATTGGCAAGAAGGTCATGTTCCTGGGTGGCCCCTCCCTCAACAAGGGTATTGTGGCGGCATTCGAACGGGTGTTGGACCGGCCGGTGCTGGTGCCGAAGCACCGCGAGGTCATGGGAGCCTTTGGCGCGGCTCTGACTCTGATGCGCTCCTCTCGTAACCAGGGCCTGAGTGTGCGCCAGCGCGACCTCTCCCAGTTGTGCGAGGCCACTGTGGAGGCCCGCGAAAGCATTTGCCGGGCGGAGAAAGACTGTCACAATGAGTGTAAGCTGAAGATCTACCAGTTCGGCCAGCGCAAAAGCATCTGGGGTGGCGACTGCGGACGTTTTGAAGTCTCCCACCACGAAGGCAGAGCCGCGTCCAACTATTTCCTGGAGCGTCAGCAGCTCTTCCGAGAGTACCTGGAGCGGCAGCCGGTCATTTTCGCCACACCATCCCTGTCCCGGCAGCCCGGCACCGTTGGGCTGCCGGCTTCCCTGCATGTCCTTGACTGGGGTATATTCTGGACTCACTTTCTGTCCGGCCTTGGACTCCAGGTGGTCCTGACACCACCTACCAACGGGGCGCTTGCCCTGCTTGGCACCGAGTCCATGACTGCCGAAACCTGCTATCCCGTCAAGGTGTTCCATGGCCATGTGGCGGCCCTTGTGGATCAGGTGGAGTGGCTCTTCCTGCCCAATGTCATCAATGTGCCCATCGCGGAATCCGATGAACGGGGGTATCTGTGTCCCCTGGTGGAAAGCTCCCATTTTATGACCAAAGCGGCCCTGCGGCTGAAAGAGCAGCAGGTGATCAGCCCCACCGTGCACCTCAAGGATGGTGTGCAACTGGTGACAGAGGCCCTGTGGGAGGGTTTTCCGGCAGTACTGCGCGCCGATCGCAAGACCTTCCGCCGTGCCGTGGAAAGCGCCTGGCAGGTCCAGCAGGAGTTCACCCGCGCCATCAGGCAGCGGGGCGAGGAGATTCTGCGTGACGCTGACCCTGACGAACCCTTGTGGGTGGTGACGGGCCGTCCCTATAATCTCTATGACGAAGGACTGAATCTGCAGATTGGCAAACATCTGTCAAAGCTTGGCATAGCCGCGCTGCCCATGGACTTCCTCCACCTGGATGGCGAAGACCTCAGTGACTTTCCCGGCATGTACTGGGGCCTGGGCGGACGCATCCTGAAGACGGCCAAGGCCATTGCCCGCCACCCCAACTGGTTCGGTCTGCATATCAGCAACTTCTCCTGTGGTGCTGACTCCTTCCTGGAGCATTTTTACCAGCATATTCTCCAGGAAAAACCGTCGCTGATGCTGGAGCTGGATGAACACAGCGGCGTGGCCGGAACCCTGACCAGGGTGGAGGCCTTCCGTAATGTCGTGAATAATATTATGATGCGTCAGCGCGCGACCACTTCCGGCTGA
- a CDS encoding O-acetylhomoserine aminocarboxypropyltransferase/cysteine synthase family protein gives MAKKPYRFETLALHGGQEPDPVTLSRGVPVYRTSSYVFKNTEHAANLFGLKELGNIYSRLMNPTNDMLEQRVSLLEGGAASVALASGTSAIHYTVINIARAGDEIVAANNLYGGTYTMFDAILPQLGINTKFVDAKNPAAFAEAITDKTRLIFIETIGNPVLDFTDIAAIAKIAREHQLPLVVDGTFTTPYLLRAIDHGADIVINSLTKWMGGHGNAIGGMVTDSGTFNWQNPRFALFNEPDPNYHGLRWAHDLPEALAPIAFALRLRTVPLRNLGACLSPDNAWMFLQGIETLPFRMDRHCENAVAVAQFLKKHPKVEWVRYPGLESDRTYPIASRYLKNGFGAMVVFGVQGGAQAGARFIDNLQLFSHLANVGDAKSLALHPASTSHSQLNPEQQKASGLTPELVRLSVGLEHIDDILEDIDQALLKA, from the coding sequence ATGGCAAAGAAACCCTATCGCTTTGAAACCCTGGCCCTGCACGGCGGACAAGAGCCCGACCCGGTCACCCTCTCCCGTGGGGTGCCCGTATACCGCACCAGTTCCTATGTTTTCAAGAACACCGAACATGCCGCCAACCTCTTCGGCCTCAAGGAACTTGGCAACATCTACTCGCGACTGATGAACCCCACCAATGACATGCTGGAGCAGCGGGTCAGCCTGCTGGAAGGCGGAGCAGCCTCGGTCGCCCTGGCTTCCGGCACCAGCGCCATCCACTATACCGTCATCAACATCGCCCGTGCCGGGGATGAAATCGTCGCCGCCAACAACCTCTACGGTGGCACCTACACTATGTTTGACGCCATTCTGCCCCAGCTTGGCATCAACACGAAATTCGTCGACGCAAAAAATCCGGCTGCCTTCGCCGAAGCCATTACCGACAAGACGCGGCTCATCTTCATTGAAACCATCGGCAACCCGGTTCTCGACTTCACCGACATTGCCGCCATAGCGAAAATCGCCCGCGAACACCAGCTGCCCCTGGTGGTGGACGGCACCTTCACCACCCCCTACCTCCTGCGGGCCATCGACCACGGCGCCGACATTGTCATCAACTCCCTCACCAAGTGGATGGGGGGCCACGGCAATGCCATCGGCGGCATGGTGACCGATTCGGGCACATTCAACTGGCAGAACCCGCGCTTCGCTCTTTTCAATGAACCGGACCCCAACTACCACGGCCTGCGCTGGGCCCATGATCTGCCCGAAGCCCTGGCCCCCATCGCCTTTGCCCTGCGCCTGCGCACCGTTCCCCTGCGCAACCTGGGCGCCTGCCTCTCCCCCGACAACGCCTGGATGTTCCTGCAGGGCATTGAAACCCTGCCCTTCCGCATGGATAGACACTGCGAGAACGCCGTGGCCGTAGCACAGTTCCTGAAAAAGCACCCCAAGGTGGAGTGGGTTCGCTACCCGGGACTGGAAAGCGATCGCACCTACCCCATCGCCAGCAGGTATCTGAAAAACGGCTTTGGCGCCATGGTGGTCTTCGGTGTGCAAGGTGGCGCGCAAGCCGGAGCGCGCTTTATCGACAACCTGCAGCTCTTCTCCCACCTGGCCAATGTGGGTGACGCCAAATCCCTGGCGCTGCATCCCGCCAGCACCTCCCACTCTCAGCTGAACCCTGAGCAGCAGAAGGCCAGTGGACTCACCCCTGAGCTGGTGCGCCTCTCTGTTGGACTGGAGCACATTGACGACATCCTGGAAGACATCGACCAGGCCCTGCTGAAGGCCTGA
- a CDS encoding cache domain-containing protein, whose protein sequence is MKQSRKSWQLFFLRIAFPAAIAILLFLFSILFLVIPATENALISERQETTRQLTETAWSVLKDMHMEYERGAVSEASAKEIASNVIRTMRYGEDGKDYFWLLDQQPRMLAHPHRPDLEGQDVSDFEDCQGKRLFAEFAELTRSQHSGFVDYHWQTRDQDGIAPKISYVKLFEPWGWIVGTGIYVDDVRHDIQKMTENTLLISLGITFVIAGIVLFVVVQGITIERARQRAETDLAHSKEKYHALVEASTDGFILLLGNWDMVTNRSLALMLGYTDEELRLLSIFDLFARADVNQHPALEHIKALMAGHKAAEKFEAQLLTRTGAALDALITCSAIEVAGQRALTLIIRDISAISRMENRRAEEERDALVAELQAALQFFHHGIKDFIRPLLSCDMNTSIRRAARLMGQKGTGALMVTSDRDQYLGILTDYDIRERVVARKVDPELPVLSIMTAPSSLRRRWSCRMRISPGWRWKTAMACCAE, encoded by the coding sequence ATGAAGCAGAGCCGAAAAAGCTGGCAGCTCTTCTTTCTCAGGATTGCCTTTCCTGCTGCCATCGCCATCCTTCTTTTCCTTTTCAGCATTCTCTTCCTGGTCATTCCCGCTACCGAAAACGCCCTGATCAGCGAGCGCCAGGAGACGACGCGCCAGCTGACCGAAACCGCCTGGAGTGTGCTCAAGGACATGCACATGGAGTACGAAAGGGGGGCTGTCAGTGAAGCGTCGGCCAAAGAGATTGCCAGTAACGTCATACGAACCATGCGCTATGGCGAGGATGGCAAGGATTACTTCTGGCTGCTGGATCAGCAGCCGCGCATGCTGGCCCACCCCCACCGCCCCGATCTGGAAGGTCAGGATGTCAGCGACTTCGAGGACTGCCAGGGCAAACGGCTTTTTGCAGAGTTTGCCGAGCTGACCCGCAGCCAGCACAGCGGTTTTGTGGACTACCACTGGCAGACACGGGATCAGGATGGCATCGCCCCAAAGATCTCTTATGTCAAACTCTTCGAACCCTGGGGCTGGATCGTGGGAACGGGCATCTATGTGGATGATGTGCGCCATGACATTCAGAAAATGACCGAAAACACCCTGCTGATCTCCCTGGGAATCACCTTCGTCATCGCGGGCATCGTGCTCTTTGTCGTGGTCCAGGGCATCACCATCGAACGCGCCCGACAGCGCGCCGAAACTGACCTGGCCCATTCCAAGGAGAAATACCACGCCCTGGTGGAAGCCTCCACCGACGGCTTCATCCTGCTGCTTGGCAACTGGGATATGGTTACCAACAGGAGCCTGGCACTGATGCTGGGATATACCGATGAAGAACTCAGGCTCCTGAGCATTTTCGACCTCTTCGCCAGAGCCGATGTCAATCAGCATCCGGCACTGGAACACATCAAGGCGCTCATGGCCGGCCACAAGGCCGCCGAAAAGTTCGAAGCCCAGCTGCTGACGCGCACAGGAGCAGCCCTGGATGCGCTTATAACCTGCTCGGCCATCGAAGTTGCCGGTCAGCGCGCCCTGACCCTGATCATCCGGGACATCAGCGCCATATCGCGCATGGAGAACCGCCGCGCCGAAGAGGAGCGCGACGCCCTGGTGGCAGAACTGCAGGCGGCACTGCAGTTCTTTCATCACGGCATCAAGGACTTTATCCGGCCCCTGCTCTCCTGCGACATGAACACCAGCATCCGACGCGCCGCCAGACTCATGGGCCAGAAAGGTACCGGCGCCCTCATGGTCACCAGCGACCGCGACCAGTACCTGGGCATCCTCACCGATTACGATATCCGTGAGCGGGTCGTCGCCCGCAAAGTCGACCCGGAGCTTCCGGTGCTCAGCATCATGACCGCGCCCTCGTCTTTGAGGCGGCGCTGGTCATGCAGGATGAGGATATCCCCTGGCTGGCGGTGGAAGACAGCAATGGCGTGCTGTGCGGAATGA
- a CDS encoding DUF294 nucleotidyltransferase-like domain-containing protein yields the protein MQDEDIPWLAVEDSNGVLCGMINRADLLKIQGYSAVSLVQSIQSAESPEEIRQRREKLPMLIKAVLDSGTRPRNVTRIISNLSDAIIRKLLHFAMAELGDPPTRFAFITLGSVGREEQTLCTDQDNAILFDDTVPESQMDEVRQYFLAMAEKVCAWLDDIGYSYCPGKIMAQNPDWCQPLSTWKRYFTTWVHTAEPQDMLEINIFFDFRCVYGERSMVEELREHIQGEWQQNPLFIYLLAENAFRYKPPIGLFGNIMTSSPKDEQQGSFDIKDAMMPVVNIARAQALRYGVGETHTLDRIQRLHERGIFKESEYSEMLLVYDFLMQLRLKYQALEAKEGLPIDNLIQLKSLTHIEQMTLKNVFNKINDFLAKLRQDFTGRTQ from the coding sequence ATGCAGGATGAGGATATCCCCTGGCTGGCGGTGGAAGACAGCAATGGCGTGCTGTGCGGAATGATCAACCGCGCCGACCTGCTGAAAATCCAGGGCTACTCCGCCGTATCGCTGGTGCAGTCCATCCAGAGCGCCGAATCCCCCGAAGAGATCCGCCAGCGCCGCGAAAAACTCCCCATGCTCATCAAGGCGGTTCTCGACAGCGGAACCCGCCCCCGCAACGTCACCCGCATCATCTCCAATCTCTCCGACGCCATCATCCGCAAGCTGCTGCACTTTGCCATGGCCGAACTGGGCGACCCACCCACCCGCTTTGCCTTTATCACCCTGGGCAGCGTTGGACGCGAAGAACAGACCCTGTGTACGGATCAGGACAACGCCATTCTCTTTGATGACACGGTTCCTGAGTCACAGATGGACGAGGTGCGCCAGTACTTCCTGGCCATGGCCGAGAAGGTCTGCGCCTGGCTGGACGACATCGGCTACAGCTACTGCCCGGGAAAAATCATGGCCCAGAACCCCGACTGGTGCCAGCCCCTGAGTACATGGAAGCGCTATTTCACCACCTGGGTCCACACCGCTGAACCCCAGGATATGCTGGAAATCAATATTTTCTTCGACTTCCGCTGTGTGTACGGCGAACGGAGCATGGTGGAAGAGCTTCGCGAGCACATCCAGGGCGAATGGCAGCAGAATCCGCTGTTTATCTACCTGCTTGCGGAGAATGCCTTCCGCTACAAACCGCCCATCGGACTCTTCGGCAACATCATGACCAGCTCCCCCAAAGACGAGCAGCAGGGCAGCTTTGACATCAAGGACGCCATGATGCCCGTGGTGAACATCGCCCGCGCCCAGGCACTGCGCTATGGTGTCGGCGAAACCCACACCCTCGACCGCATCCAGCGACTGCACGAACGGGGCATCTTCAAGGAAAGCGAGTACAGTGAGATGCTGCTGGTGTACGACTTCCTGATGCAGCTGCGCCTGAAATATCAGGCCCTGGAAGCCAAAGAGGGTCTGCCCATCGACAACCTGATTCAGCTGAAATCTCTGACCCATATCGAACAGATGACGCTGAAGAATGTCTTCAACAAGATCAACGATTTCCTGGCAAAACTCCGACAGGATTTCACCGGGAGGACCCAGTGA
- a CDS encoding metallophosphoesterase → MVPSSWAGTGAATRRTLQAQVLSDLHFECGTPFDVPAAQADILILAGDIHEGLRGVEWAIAQARRLEIPVLYVFGNHEFYGQRFPSLFTEARLRCHGSGVHILERDTFTFGDVRFLGCTLWSDFQLYGAGHADFCREYARVHMPDYEAILTRDGRPLQPEDTTWVFQQSLQWLEQQLKSPWKGRTVVITHHAPIYYASEPENDNSPLAAAMISNHPSLLQNTCVDTWIHGHTHHNINARILNTHVISHQQGYPHEEVCGEPFAPERTFAL, encoded by the coding sequence ATGGTTCCGTCATCCTGGGCCGGCACCGGAGCGGCCACTCGGCGAACGCTGCAGGCGCAGGTTCTTTCCGATCTGCATTTCGAATGCGGCACTCCCTTCGATGTCCCCGCAGCACAGGCAGATATCCTCATTCTGGCCGGCGACATCCACGAAGGGCTCAGGGGTGTGGAGTGGGCCATTGCCCAAGCCAGGCGGCTGGAGATTCCGGTACTCTACGTCTTCGGTAACCATGAATTCTACGGCCAGCGCTTCCCCTCGCTCTTTACCGAGGCGCGTCTGCGCTGCCACGGCAGCGGCGTCCACATCCTGGAGCGTGACACCTTCACCTTCGGTGACGTGCGCTTCCTGGGCTGCACCCTCTGGAGTGACTTTCAGCTCTATGGCGCCGGTCACGCCGACTTCTGCCGTGAGTACGCGCGAGTACACATGCCCGATTACGAAGCCATCCTGACTCGGGACGGCCGCCCCCTGCAGCCCGAAGACACCACCTGGGTTTTCCAGCAGTCTCTGCAGTGGCTTGAACAGCAGCTGAAGAGCCCGTGGAAGGGACGAACCGTTGTCATCACCCACCACGCGCCCATTTACTACGCCAGTGAGCCGGAAAACGACAACAGCCCACTGGCAGCAGCCATGATCAGCAACCACCCCTCCCTTCTGCAAAACACCTGCGTTGATACCTGGATCCACGGACACACTCATCACAACATCAATGCCCGCATTCTGAATACCCATGTCATAAGCCACCAGCAGGGCTACCCCCATGAAGAGGTCTGTGGTGAGCCCTTTGCTCCCGAGCGCACCTTCGCCCTCTGA
- a CDS encoding acetate uptake transporter — protein sequence MPHPVINRPYTAKDLPSVNFGPLGLMAFGMTTILLNIHNAGFYPVSVMIIAMGIFYGGLAQIVAGILGSRTGNTFATTAFISYGFFWLSLSAIWIFPEMGIAEKTPAGYLGWYLFMWGLFSFFMFVGTLKANRVLQLIFFLLFILFFLLAVRDWTGSELIGKIAGWEGILCGACAFYLAIAEILNEQFGRDVLPI from the coding sequence ATGCCCCATCCCGTCATCAACCGTCCCTACACGGCCAAGGACCTTCCCTCGGTCAACTTCGGCCCCCTGGGACTCATGGCATTTGGCATGACGACCATTCTGCTGAATATTCACAATGCCGGATTTTACCCCGTCAGCGTCATGATTATCGCCATGGGGATTTTCTATGGCGGTCTCGCCCAGATCGTAGCGGGCATTCTCGGTTCACGAACCGGGAACACCTTTGCCACCACCGCATTTATTTCCTATGGTTTTTTCTGGCTGTCCCTGTCGGCTATCTGGATTTTTCCCGAAATGGGAATCGCGGAGAAGACACCCGCGGGATACCTGGGCTGGTACCTCTTCATGTGGGGGCTTTTCTCATTCTTCATGTTTGTGGGCACCCTCAAGGCCAACCGGGTCCTGCAGCTCATCTTCTTCCTGCTCTTTATCCTCTTTTTCCTGCTGGCCGTACGGGACTGGACAGGCTCGGAACTCATCGGGAAAATCGCCGGCTGGGAAGGCATCCTCTGCGGTGCCTGCGCCTTTTACCTGGCCATAGCTGAGATCCTGAACGAGCAGTTCGGGCGCGATGTCCTGCCCATCTAA